A single window of Bos javanicus breed banteng chromosome 19, ARS-OSU_banteng_1.0, whole genome shotgun sequence DNA harbors:
- the EVI2A gene encoding protein EVI2A: MGHMRHYLHLAFLMTTAFSLSPGTKANYTHLWDNNSTVLDPDIHNKTDRSKNENFNANPKTPEADKKDNSTNMPETETSSHITFLTPKSELELYVSSVVRHSPPTVQNIENTSKSHSEIFKKGVCEEDNKMAMLVCLIIIAVLFLICTILFLSTVVLANKVSSLRRSKQAGKRQPRSNGDFLASSGLWPAESDTWKRAKQLTVPNLMMQSTGVLTATRERKDEEGTEKLTN, encoded by the coding sequence ATGGGACACATGCGACATTACCTGCATCTTGCCTTTCTGATGACAACAGCTTTTTCTTTGTCTCCTGGAACAAAAGCAAACTATACCCATCTGTGGGATAACAATTCTACTGTCTTGGATCCAGATATTCACAACAAGACGGAcagaagcaaaaatgaaaactttaacgCAAACCCTAAAACTCCTGAAGCAGATAAAAAAGATAATTCTACAAACATGCCTGAAACAGAAACATCATCTCACATCACGTTTTTAACTCCTAAATCTGAACTGGAGCTTTATGTATCTTCTGTTGTCAGGCACAGTCCACCAACAGTACAGAACATTGAAAACACAAGCAAAAGTCACAGTGAAATTTTCAAAAAGGGTGTCTGTGAGGAGGACAACAAAATGGCCATGCTAGTCTGCTTAATCATAATTGCCGTGCTCTTTCTTATCTGTACCATTCTATTTCTATCAACTGTGGTTCTGGCAAACAAAGTCTCATCTCTCAGACGATCAAAACAAGCAGGCAAGCGTCAGCCTAGGAGCAATGGTGATTTTCTGGCAAGCAGTGGTCTCTGGCCTGCTGAATCAGACACTTGGAAAAGAGCAAAACAGCTCACAGTGCCCAACCTAATGATGCAATCTACTGGAGTGCTCACAGCTACgagggaaagaaaagatgaagaaggaACTGAAAAACTCACTAACTAA